In [Clostridium] cellulosi, one genomic interval encodes:
- a CDS encoding hypothetical protein (High confidence in function and specificity), translating to MMDERGIALRYLKAQKKRSILLAFGVTLAIALICAVFSMLNAMQMYTVIEASENGIWHIVVKKTSSEQAGQLAKRIDVAASGRSLEAGTAIINEDLSMGLTGCDADGANQLNLHIKNGKLPQSDNEIALEEWAARKINSKLAVGDTITVTLMDKTSKTYRISGILKDHNKNKSSNYIAGTITLNEAKRIMKTDKSDTLLQVKSGVDIEDFVNSLVKDQKISKDSILQHTTLLAAEGRSKNDSAKQIYIIGGFLALLVVFAAIIMIYNVFNISVAQRVRQFGMLRALGATPKQIRTLVKSEAVFVSLFGVLPGILCGIIATNVLLLFLRTIMPEYFSFYSGSIYISWISLVIGAVVGILATFISSLLPARKAGKISPIEAMTSVVRSGNIKKKTAWGILTKILPIEAAVSQRRLMFRKRSFIVTALSLSFGILLILSFSPLTELFKMGTSHNYDLGDMYIITADGSGIPDGLIDSIGKIDGVDRIYPKRMASVDATFEYKLLGDDYKDSIKDGSPFSLKADSNGFVKPPSKSTLIGISDSDLNNLKSKLVFGRIDPNQLNNENGVILILNMSTSACNSDLRPGQFIKVGPRKLKICGIVKPDALMYAANDKVFLGMYTTEKVFNSINSNKPSLVTLNLKRDADSDIVFSKLKELTKGNKNLKVYNQAEGQDVSKRIVLVVDVFVYGFITIIALIGILNIINTMSTSIITRTREIGLLRASGMTMGQVTAMVACESALYGILALIIGLAAGIPLHRQFFILLIKRNCGIPWGMPWYLVIISSIITVTAVMISIISPLSHIKKIEITQAVTVD from the coding sequence ATGATGGATGAGAGAGGTATCGCCCTGCGCTATTTGAAAGCGCAAAAAAAACGCAGCATACTTCTGGCTTTCGGCGTAACCCTCGCCATTGCGCTTATCTGCGCCGTCTTTTCAATGTTAAACGCCATGCAGATGTATACGGTTATTGAGGCGAGCGAAAACGGTATATGGCATATTGTCGTCAAAAAAACCTCATCTGAGCAGGCTGGCCAGTTAGCAAAAAGAATTGATGTTGCCGCATCCGGACGTTCATTAGAAGCGGGAACGGCAATAATTAATGAAGATTTATCCATGGGGCTGACAGGCTGCGACGCTGACGGAGCGAATCAGCTTAATTTGCACATAAAAAACGGCAAGCTGCCCCAGTCTGATAATGAAATTGCGCTGGAAGAATGGGCAGCCCGCAAAATCAACTCAAAGCTTGCTGTCGGCGATACGATTACAGTCACTCTGATGGACAAAACCTCAAAAACATATAGAATCAGCGGAATCCTTAAAGACCACAACAAAAACAAGAGTAGTAATTATATTGCCGGCACCATCACTTTGAACGAGGCTAAACGTATAATGAAAACCGATAAATCCGATACCCTGTTGCAGGTTAAAAGCGGGGTTGATATAGAGGATTTTGTAAACAGCCTTGTCAAAGACCAGAAAATCAGCAAAGACTCGATTCTGCAGCATACCACCCTGCTCGCCGCAGAGGGAAGGTCAAAAAATGATAGTGCGAAGCAAATCTATATAATCGGCGGATTTCTCGCTCTGCTCGTGGTCTTTGCCGCCATTATAATGATTTACAACGTATTTAACATCTCCGTAGCCCAACGGGTCAGACAATTCGGTATGTTAAGGGCGCTCGGGGCTACTCCCAAACAAATCCGCACGCTTGTAAAATCAGAGGCAGTGTTTGTTTCGCTGTTTGGAGTGCTCCCAGGTATTCTGTGCGGCATAATTGCAACAAATGTGCTGCTTCTCTTCCTTAGGACAATAATGCCGGAGTATTTCAGTTTTTACAGCGGCAGTATTTATATCTCTTGGATTTCGCTTGTAATAGGCGCTGTAGTCGGAATACTGGCAACATTCATTTCTTCCCTGCTGCCAGCCCGAAAAGCTGGAAAGATTTCACCAATTGAAGCGATGACGTCAGTTGTACGCAGCGGCAACATTAAGAAAAAAACTGCCTGGGGTATTCTTACCAAAATACTTCCGATTGAGGCGGCTGTTTCCCAAAGGCGCCTTATGTTCCGCAAGCGTTCATTTATTGTTACAGCACTGTCGCTGTCTTTTGGCATACTGCTCATCCTGTCTTTCAGCCCGCTTACGGAACTATTCAAAATGGGAACCTCTCACAACTACGATTTAGGCGATATGTATATTATCACTGCCGACGGCTCAGGCATTCCAGACGGCCTTATTGATTCCATCGGAAAGATAGACGGCGTAGATAGGATATATCCAAAAAGAATGGCATCTGTTGACGCGACATTTGAATATAAACTGCTGGGCGACGACTACAAGGACAGCATTAAAGACGGTTCTCCGTTTTCGTTAAAAGCCGATTCAAATGGGTTTGTAAAGCCGCCGAGCAAGTCAACGCTTATCGGCATTAGTGACAGCGACCTTAATAATCTCAAATCAAAACTCGTTTTCGGACGCATTGACCCAAATCAGCTCAATAATGAAAACGGCGTAATTCTAATTTTGAATATGTCAACCTCCGCATGCAACTCTGACCTTCGTCCCGGACAATTTATCAAAGTCGGGCCGCGCAAGCTTAAAATATGCGGCATTGTTAAGCCTGACGCTCTGATGTATGCAGCTAATGACAAGGTATTTCTGGGTATGTATACAACAGAAAAGGTCTTTAACTCAATTAATTCAAATAAACCGAGCCTTGTTACGCTTAACCTTAAACGGGACGCAGACAGCGATATCGTTTTCAGCAAATTAAAGGAATTGACCAAGGGCAATAAAAATCTTAAGGTTTACAACCAAGCTGAAGGTCAGGATGTCTCAAAGAGGATTGTGCTGGTCGTTGACGTATTTGTGTATGGCTTCATCACAATAATTGCATTAATCGGAATCCTTAACATCATAAACACTATGAGCACCAGCATTATTACGAGAACCCGCGAAATAGGCCTGCTGCGGGCAAGCGGCATGACTATGGGGCAGGTTACGGCGATGGTTGCCTGTGAGTCGGCACTTTACGGCATACTTGCACTCATTATCGGCCTTGCCGCAGGTATACCGCTGCACCGCCAATTCTTTATCCTTTTGATAAAACGCAATTGCGGTATTCCGTGGGGCATGCCATGGTATCTCGTCATAATCTCCTCCATCATCACTGTCACCGCAGTTATGATTTCTATCATTTCCCCGCTCTCGCATATTAAGAAAATTGAAATCACACAGGCAGTAACAGTGGATTAA
- a CDS encoding ABC transporter (High confidence in function and specificity) yields MQILATHDLSKVYGKGETKVEALKPTNLTVNKGEFISIIGPSGSGKSTLLHLLGGLDYPTSGSVTIDGTDLFSMKEKNLSIFRRRKIGFVFQAYNLVPVLTVEENITLPILLDHATPDMQYINELINTLGLDNRRKHLPSQLSGGQQQRVAIGRALATKPSIILADEPTGNLDSKSSKEVLSLLHMSVQRFNQTLIVITHNPEIAEGADRILRIEDGVVTEVKAGERHDG; encoded by the coding sequence ATGCAGATTTTAGCAACCCACGACCTGTCCAAGGTCTATGGAAAAGGCGAAACGAAAGTTGAAGCGCTCAAACCGACTAATTTAACGGTTAATAAGGGAGAATTTATTTCGATTATCGGGCCGTCTGGTTCAGGCAAATCAACACTTCTTCATCTGCTCGGCGGGCTCGACTACCCCACGTCCGGCAGCGTTACCATCGACGGCACCGATTTATTTTCAATGAAAGAAAAGAATCTGTCGATTTTCAGGCGTCGCAAAATCGGGTTCGTATTTCAGGCATACAACCTCGTCCCTGTCCTTACGGTCGAGGAGAATATCACCCTGCCTATCTTGCTCGACCACGCCACTCCGGATATGCAGTATATCAACGAGCTTATAAATACGCTCGGCCTTGACAACAGAAGAAAACACCTGCCGTCACAGTTGTCCGGCGGCCAGCAGCAAAGGGTGGCTATTGGGCGCGCCCTCGCGACCAAACCATCTATTATCCTTGCCGACGAACCGACAGGAAACCTTGACAGCAAATCCAGCAAAGAGGTTCTGTCGCTGCTGCACATGAGCGTTCAGCGCTTTAACCAGACTCTTATTGTAATTACCCATAACCCTGAAATCGCCGAGGGGGCTGACCGCATACTGCGCATTGAAGACGGAGTCGTAACTGAAGTCAAGGCAGGTGAGCGGCATGATGGATGA